Proteins from one Sporocytophaga myxococcoides genomic window:
- a CDS encoding tyrosine-type recombinase/integrase: MTFEDYLKTRQLSSDTIIRYKKLLGPFFDWMKDRGQEEEEIVYSDLLDYIKTCRKKEHSNSFINQQLTAIRHYYNYLKYIGKVNSSPAAGLFVKGSRKTVPHDLLNEEQLKELYDNFTPEEEAEIQQKAILGLMVWQGLLSNDLAILEPHHLKLREGKIEVPGTGKTDRRILPLEAGQIIDLYEYLTKREQKNKTLFTGTGKESDLQNVQDKLIRKLRKNHAFLINANQIRQSRISLWIKQYDIRQVQYLAGHKYVSSTERYKSTDLEDLQKELEKHHLGS, from the coding sequence ATGACCTTTGAAGATTATCTGAAGACCCGGCAATTAAGCTCTGATACGATAATACGGTATAAGAAGCTTTTAGGGCCATTTTTTGACTGGATGAAGGATAGAGGCCAGGAAGAAGAAGAAATCGTTTACAGCGACCTTTTAGATTATATTAAGACCTGTCGGAAGAAAGAACATAGTAACAGTTTTATCAATCAGCAGCTAACAGCAATAAGGCATTATTACAATTACCTGAAATACATCGGAAAAGTAAATAGCAGTCCGGCAGCAGGACTTTTTGTAAAAGGCAGCAGAAAAACCGTTCCTCATGATCTTTTAAATGAAGAGCAGCTGAAAGAACTTTACGATAACTTTACGCCTGAAGAAGAAGCGGAAATACAGCAAAAAGCCATACTGGGCCTGATGGTCTGGCAGGGCCTTTTAAGTAATGATCTTGCAATACTTGAACCTCATCATCTTAAACTGAGAGAAGGTAAAATAGAAGTACCGGGCACAGGTAAGACAGACAGAAGAATCCTGCCACTGGAAGCAGGACAGATTATAGACCTTTACGAATACCTAACAAAAAGAGAACAGAAAAATAAAACACTGTTTACCGGAACAGGCAAAGAAAGCGACTTACAGAACGTCCAGGACAAACTAATAAGAAAGCTCAGAAAGAACCATGCCTTCCTGATCAATGCAAACCAGATCAGACAAAGCAGAATAAGCCTCTGGATAAAGCAGTACGACATAAGACAGGTTCAGTACCTTGCAGGACATAAGTATGTAAGCAGTACGGAAAGGTATAAAAGCACCGACCTTGAAGACTTGCAGAAAGAACTTGAAAAGCACCACCTGGGAAGCTGA
- a CDS encoding RHS repeat domain-containing protein: MKGDQFSYALGYYDKDGKKDYSAIGGGTQGLQTTPVALNDQGKNTSLYNGNIATWTSLNKEVNYTTVSGQRVYQAWTQQFEYDQLNRIKSGKTPGNDAYKNTYAYDANGNITSLNRYNESGVQFDQLSYNYENKKAGYLANTNKLRSVSDLLSMAGVHISDIDNQGTDNYEYDEIGNLNKDVQEQIKKIEWTVYGKIKAVTREGGSSKSNLSFEYDASGNRTVKIVTDKDGNITKTFYIRDAQGNVMSTYEIPSAGSLTLDEQYIYGSSRLGVLRNEVRSYELTDHLGNVRSVIGELRDVNNQVDVVSAMDYYPFGMIAKSFNSNNYRYGYQSQEMDNEIYGTGNAYSFEYRIHDPRIGRFLSIDPMFKDFSWNSPYAFAENKVIHCFELEGLESVDVNSGEIDNTLTGDKDNVNAQNKSKDFSPWADLIPLKPSNAVVDAAAERVTGLMLQPIEEAYGNQLNLDYYSVSITKLPTGTSPEQLYEYIRQNFAQFKTGSGTNFTAYDSDEGAKWKSKDAIGSVMTFEIPLFGDGGPFTPNLDELSVIATDVKPNYWVFSPVFTLQDLGHPVCGNRQFGLIPNQNQGYTFFTRGADRPWGGPDALLDNALVFPGAERLWPQVMANVVKYVNDNGGQATVNPYISKRIDWTEDYLKKK; encoded by the coding sequence GTGAAAGGAGATCAGTTCAGTTATGCACTAGGATACTATGATAAGGATGGTAAGAAGGATTATTCAGCTATTGGTGGAGGTACTCAGGGCTTGCAGACTACCCCTGTAGCCTTGAATGATCAGGGCAAAAATACCAGTTTGTACAATGGCAATATTGCTACCTGGACAAGTCTGAATAAGGAAGTAAACTACACAACTGTCAGCGGGCAGCGCGTTTATCAGGCCTGGACCCAGCAGTTTGAATACGATCAGCTGAACAGGATTAAATCGGGCAAGACTCCTGGAAATGACGCCTATAAAAACACTTATGCTTATGATGCCAATGGCAACATAACAAGCCTGAACAGATACAATGAAAGTGGCGTTCAGTTTGATCAGCTGAGCTATAACTATGAAAACAAGAAAGCAGGCTACCTTGCCAATACCAATAAACTAAGATCTGTTTCTGATCTTCTGTCGATGGCTGGAGTTCATATTTCTGATATTGATAACCAGGGAACAGATAACTATGAATATGATGAGATAGGTAACCTGAATAAAGATGTTCAGGAGCAGATCAAGAAAATCGAATGGACCGTTTATGGTAAAATAAAAGCAGTAACAAGGGAAGGAGGAAGCTCGAAATCAAATCTGAGCTTTGAATATGATGCATCCGGAAACCGGACAGTGAAAATTGTGACGGATAAGGACGGAAATATTACAAAAACTTTCTATATTCGTGATGCTCAGGGAAATGTCATGAGTACTTATGAAATTCCTTCAGCAGGTTCTTTAACATTAGATGAACAATACATCTACGGTAGTTCAAGGTTGGGAGTACTGAGAAATGAGGTTAGATCTTATGAACTGACGGATCATTTGGGTAACGTAAGATCTGTAATAGGAGAGTTGAGAGATGTTAATAATCAGGTGGATGTGGTTTCTGCTATGGATTATTATCCTTTCGGGATGATCGCGAAGTCATTTAACTCGAATAACTACCGTTATGGGTATCAGAGTCAAGAAATGGATAATGAAATCTATGGAACGGGAAATGCATATTCCTTTGAATATAGAATACATGATCCTCGTATTGGTAGATTTTTAAGCATAGATCCAATGTTTAAGGACTTTTCATGGAATAGCCCATACGCCTTTGCAGAAAATAAAGTAATACATTGTTTTGAACTTGAGGGTCTAGAAAGTGTGGATGTTAATTCAGGTGAAATCGATAATACTCTTACTGGAGATAAGGATAATGTGAATGCGCAAAATAAAAGTAAAGACTTTTCCCCATGGGCAGATTTAATACCGTTAAAACCTTCAAATGCAGTAGTGGATGCAGCAGCAGAAAGAGTAACAGGGCTTATGTTACAACCAATAGAAGAAGCTTATGGGAATCAATTAAATTTAGATTACTATTCGGTAAGTATAACTAAACTTCCAACTGGTACTTCCCCCGAACAATTGTATGAATACATACGTCAAAACTTTGCACAATTTAAAACTGGTAGTGGTACTAACTTTACAGCCTATGATAGTGATGAAGGGGCAAAATGGAAATCCAAAGATGCAATTGGTTCTGTAATGACATTTGAGATTCCCTTATTTGGCGATGGAGGTCCATTTACCCCTAACTTAGACGAATTATCTGTAATTGCTACTGATGTTAAACCTAACTATTGGGTATTTTCTCCTGTGTTTACATTACAAGATTTAGGTCATCCCGTTTGTGGAAATAGGCAATTTGGTTTGATTCCAAATCAAAATCAAGGTTATACCTTTTTTACAAGAGGTGCTGATAGACCTTGGGGTGGCCCCGATGCTCTTTTAGACAATGCGTTAGTATTTCCAGGTGCAGAAAGGTTGTGGCCACAGGTTATGGCAAACGTAGTGAAATATGTGAATGATAATGGTGGTCAAGCTACTGTTAACCCTTATATCTCTAAGCGAATTGATTGGACGGAGGATTACTTAAAGAAGAAATAA
- a CDS encoding CHC2 zinc finger domain-containing protein, protein MEISEIKESLAISTVLDYYGLKPDKNHRLNCPFHEDKTPSMQVYYKTDTAYCFSANCTTHGRSLDVIEFIMYKEQCSKGEAINKAKSLAGQSSRPQSLKAVKLEAETGKSNLARIAVLGKVMSEARQSLQRSNKGQAYCKERNLDYIKLEIGFLEERYHRNWNTALKASGLEIGLLTEQENKTLSPVLRNCLIFPIRNKSGQIVNLYGRSIAGKNHYYLKGRHQGLYPCYPKAETQRLILTESLIDAATLAQYILKEEYEILACYGTNGFTIEHEEIIKVLKGLEEVIFFFDGDDAGRAGAERISEILKTYNLKLTTTIVPTPEGEDINSLAQGHAEEAAELFPHLLSQRTTLEKQIASTENRSLLTEAETLQEPKSCISSNPIYPSSDSLDITNPDKITYETEAVKITIWGGIEKHNLHRLKLSLSLENKGSGQSFRDDVNLYSNRSFKQFLQNACEELGVLETFLKNILQDFTKEVENYRLDQKEKAAIQNRPEKVELSGNEQKEAIEHLKDKSLVKSLRYSMQQCGLIGETDNGLLLFLIFLTRYFDSPLHALVHGSSGSGKTNLLKTILKLVPEECKYETTALTENVLFRPPYRSFWKNKILLLEDLDGSYKALLPLREFMTAQRISKFVTESDPRTGAFKQVHLQAEGPICIAGATTKDKIYEDNSNRSFLIHVNESKAHQDAVLDYQNKQAAGLTDTTSAKQTAQKVHNIQRMLNHNLKVINPFQPSLKLPEYVFKKLRTNTHYITLIQSITFLHQYQREIKQSRAGEYYIETTLEDVELANLLSKESLLRKSDELSGAVREFFESLKSTVRQTNRDTFTGKEIREQFRMHPMQFNRRITELQARGYLKQAGGNQKTGYEYTITTWDDYKVLQSALNIMDDTLSVLWQKYPDGKYNRSIT, encoded by the coding sequence ATGGAGATATCGGAAATCAAGGAAAGCCTTGCAATAAGTACAGTACTGGACTATTACGGGCTAAAGCCTGACAAGAACCACCGTTTGAACTGTCCGTTCCATGAGGACAAGACGCCGAGCATGCAGGTGTATTATAAGACCGATACGGCCTACTGCTTCTCAGCTAACTGTACAACTCACGGCCGAAGTCTTGATGTAATAGAGTTTATTATGTACAAAGAGCAATGCAGCAAAGGGGAAGCCATCAACAAGGCGAAATCCCTTGCTGGTCAAAGCTCCCGACCTCAGTCTTTAAAAGCGGTAAAGTTGGAGGCAGAAACAGGAAAATCGAATCTTGCCCGTATTGCAGTATTAGGAAAAGTCATGAGCGAAGCCCGCCAGAGCTTGCAGCGGAGCAACAAAGGACAGGCATACTGTAAAGAAAGGAACCTTGATTATATAAAACTTGAAATAGGTTTTTTAGAAGAAAGATACCATAGAAACTGGAATACAGCTTTAAAAGCCAGTGGCCTTGAAATCGGCCTGCTTACAGAGCAGGAGAATAAAACTCTTAGTCCTGTATTGAGGAACTGTCTGATCTTCCCGATCAGAAACAAGTCCGGCCAAATCGTCAATCTTTACGGGCGTAGCATAGCAGGAAAGAATCACTACTATCTTAAAGGGAGACATCAGGGTTTATATCCCTGTTATCCTAAAGCAGAAACACAAAGACTGATACTAACGGAAAGCCTTATAGATGCTGCAACTTTAGCGCAATATATATTAAAAGAAGAGTATGAGATACTGGCCTGTTATGGCACGAATGGTTTTACAATAGAGCATGAAGAAATAATCAAAGTATTAAAAGGATTAGAAGAAGTGATCTTCTTTTTTGATGGAGACGATGCTGGAAGAGCAGGAGCAGAGCGGATATCCGAAATACTTAAAACTTATAACTTAAAACTTACCACTACAATAGTTCCCACACCTGAAGGCGAAGACATCAATAGTCTTGCACAAGGCCACGCAGAGGAAGCAGCAGAACTGTTTCCTCATCTTTTAAGCCAGCGTACAACGCTTGAAAAACAGATTGCTTCAACAGAAAACAGATCTCTTTTAACAGAAGCGGAAACCCTGCAAGAACCAAAATCCTGTATATCCTCCAATCCCATATATCCTAGTTCTGACAGCTTAGACATCACTAATCCCGATAAAATTACCTACGAAACAGAAGCCGTTAAAATAACAATCTGGGGCGGTATAGAAAAGCACAACTTACACAGATTAAAACTAAGTCTGAGTCTTGAAAACAAAGGCAGCGGTCAGAGCTTCCGGGATGATGTGAACTTATACAGCAACAGGAGCTTTAAGCAGTTCCTTCAGAATGCCTGTGAAGAACTGGGAGTACTGGAAACATTTTTAAAAAACATTTTGCAGGACTTTACAAAAGAAGTAGAAAACTACCGCCTTGATCAGAAAGAAAAAGCAGCGATACAGAACAGACCTGAGAAAGTGGAACTGAGCGGGAATGAGCAGAAAGAAGCAATCGAACATCTTAAAGACAAATCTCTTGTAAAGAGCCTCCGTTACTCCATGCAGCAATGCGGACTGATAGGAGAGACAGATAACGGGCTTTTGCTGTTCCTGATCTTTTTAACAAGATACTTTGATAGTCCGCTTCATGCTCTGGTACATGGCAGTTCAGGAAGCGGAAAGACGAATCTATTAAAAACGATCTTAAAACTGGTACCGGAAGAATGTAAGTATGAAACCACGGCTTTAACAGAAAACGTACTGTTCAGACCGCCTTATAGAAGCTTCTGGAAAAACAAGATCCTGTTACTGGAAGACCTTGACGGAAGTTATAAAGCATTACTGCCACTAAGGGAGTTTATGACAGCACAGAGGATAAGCAAGTTTGTAACGGAAAGTGATCCGAGAACAGGAGCCTTTAAACAGGTACATTTACAGGCAGAAGGACCGATCTGTATAGCCGGAGCCACTACCAAAGACAAGATCTATGAAGATAACTCAAACCGCTCCTTTTTAATACATGTGAATGAAAGCAAAGCGCATCAGGATGCAGTTCTGGACTATCAGAACAAACAGGCTGCCGGACTTACAGATACTACTTCAGCAAAACAAACAGCTCAGAAAGTACACAACATACAACGTATGTTAAACCACAATCTGAAAGTAATAAATCCCTTCCAGCCCTCATTGAAGCTACCTGAATACGTGTTCAAGAAACTGAGAACGAACACGCATTATATTACATTAATACAGTCTATCACCTTCCTTCATCAGTACCAGCGTGAAATAAAGCAGAGCCGTGCAGGGGAATATTATATAGAAACCACATTGGAAGATGTGGAGCTGGCCAACCTGTTAAGCAAAGAAAGTTTACTTAGAAAATCTGATGAGCTGAGCGGAGCAGTAAGAGAGTTCTTTGAATCCCTGAAATCCACAGTGCGACAGACCAACAGAGATACCTTTACAGGTAAGGAAATCAGAGAACAGTTCAGAATGCATCCTATGCAGTTCAATCGCCGGATTACAGAGCTTCAGGCAAGGGGCTATCTGAAACAGGCGGGGGGCAATCAGAAGACAGGCTATGAATATACAATCACGACCTGGGATGATTATAAAGTCCTTCAGAGTGCTTTAAATATCATGGATGATACATTGTCTGTTCTGTGGCAAAAGTACCCTGATGGGAAGTATAACAGAAGCATAACATAA
- a CDS encoding T9SS type A sorting domain-containing protein yields the protein MKKCLLNFIIILMIAGFNSIVYASSLDVSSQFLSYRGSAANRNPQPSVLLNNFSTCQSKVELDIYSDIFSSSNVWTGTANYSVYVNDALIGSYTQPSKILDISSYIPVTSVKLVSNASTWSVVILQVKVYGNNDPSQAPSATTPVLYSKNAQATPLTATMTNKGVKLKWYNSELGDNYSATAPTPSTANIDTISYWVSEADEDGCESKRAKIDVIVEPQSLIYHTSASSRNPKPSAILNNFSTCQKKVVLDLYSDIYSSSGVWTSTANYNLYVNNELVATYTNPSQTLDISSYIPVNSVSMTSNASTWSVVDLTVKVYGENDPSEVPSITTPVVYTIGTPAVPLTAAFTNTGIALKWYTSERGDNYSANAPTPSTAAIGTVSYWVAEADEDGCESKRAKIDVTVEDVLTSLNPSDNNSALLIYPNPVQSDINVQNYQDGDHLIIKDLNGRTLYNQEITSSMQTDGMMSGFYLYEIVRNSNTVQKGKLIKK from the coding sequence ATGAAAAAATGTCTATTAAACTTTATTATTATCCTGATGATAGCAGGATTTAATTCTATTGTATATGCTTCTTCCCTTGATGTATCTTCTCAATTTTTAAGTTATCGTGGCTCAGCAGCAAATCGAAATCCACAACCTTCCGTACTGTTAAATAATTTTAGCACCTGTCAGTCAAAAGTTGAATTAGATATCTATAGTGATATCTTTTCCAGTAGTAATGTATGGACCGGCACAGCCAATTACAGTGTTTATGTTAATGATGCATTGATTGGATCCTATACACAACCATCTAAAATATTAGATATATCATCCTACATCCCTGTTACTTCTGTTAAATTAGTATCCAATGCTTCAACATGGTCTGTAGTTATTTTACAGGTGAAAGTTTATGGTAATAATGATCCATCTCAGGCTCCATCAGCAACAACACCGGTACTTTATAGCAAAAATGCACAGGCTACTCCCCTAACTGCTACTATGACCAACAAAGGTGTTAAATTAAAATGGTACAACTCCGAATTGGGTGATAACTACAGCGCTACTGCACCAACTCCTTCTACTGCTAATATAGACACAATATCTTATTGGGTATCAGAAGCTGATGAAGATGGTTGTGAAAGTAAAAGAGCAAAGATTGATGTTATTGTAGAACCACAATCGTTAATTTATCATACATCAGCCTCGAGCCGTAATCCCAAGCCCTCTGCCATATTGAATAATTTCAGCACGTGCCAGAAGAAAGTTGTATTGGACCTATACAGTGATATTTACTCTTCAAGTGGTGTTTGGACTAGCACCGCGAACTACAATTTATACGTTAATAATGAATTGGTTGCAACCTATACAAATCCGTCTCAAACATTAGACATTTCATCTTACATCCCGGTAAATTCTGTTAGTATGACATCCAATGCATCTACCTGGTCAGTCGTAGATTTAACAGTAAAAGTTTATGGTGAAAACGATCCCTCCGAAGTGCCATCTATAACTACTCCAGTTGTGTATACTATTGGCACACCTGCCGTCCCTTTAACAGCCGCATTTACTAATACAGGTATTGCCTTAAAATGGTATACATCTGAAAGAGGTGATAACTATAGCGCTAATGCACCAACTCCTTCGACTGCTGCTATTGGTACTGTTTCTTATTGGGTAGCAGAAGCTGATGAAGATGGTTGTGAAAGCAAAAGAGCAAAGATTGATGTAACTGTTGAAGACGTGCTCACAAGTTTAAACCCTTCGGATAACAACAGTGCTTTACTTATTTATCCGAACCCTGTTCAAAGTGATATTAACGTTCAAAATTATCAGGATGGAGATCATCTGATAATAAAAGATCTTAATGGTAGAACACTGTACAATCAGGAGATTACTTCCTCAATGCAGACAGATGGAATGATGAGTGGTTTTTATTTATATGAAATTGTAAGAAATAGTAATACTGTTCAAAAAGGAAAATTAATTAAAAAATAA
- a CDS encoding arylsulfatase, producing the protein MKKKLLSALLLSTALSSFAQNEEPQWNGKINKSWKASEPQKVEYLKKAKPGAPNVLLILLDDVGFGATSAFGGLINTPNFDRLANNGLRYTNFHTAGICSPTRAALLTGRNHHAVKMGLFPNYHLGADFPSYDGHILPENGTIAEVLRDNGYSTYQLGKWHLTPDEETTDLGPFVRWPSGKGFDHNFGFLGGATDQYQPDLVEDNQHIKPDGRHLNQLLTDKAINYIDKHNSIAPDKPFFIYYATGAAHAPHQVDKVWSDKYKGKFDQGWDVYREQVFVNQKKLGVIPANAKLPERHPLIKAWKDVPADEKKSFAHFMEVYAGFLEYTDYEIGRLVSHLKTTGEFENTAIFIIIGDNGGSKEGSEYGVITKTNRFSNINFTRDEYRKFVLSEFDKVGGKEVASIANYPLGWAQATNTPFKHWKGDANSEGATRNPLIVHYPKGIKERGVRNQYGHVIDIFPTITELTGTPQPELVRGYKQTVLQGISLVYSIANANAPSRHSQQHYCIFANRAIYKDGWKAAAAHKPTTLELFPYSDEPEPTIDGNPDNDIWELFNLNEDFNERIDLAAKYPDKLNELKALFESEARKYNLYPLIDFEHAAIRRKQVLEKQAEKPRQ; encoded by the coding sequence ATGAAGAAAAAGTTACTTTCAGCTTTGCTGCTAAGCACTGCGCTATCGTCGTTTGCCCAAAATGAGGAGCCGCAATGGAACGGGAAAATTAACAAGTCCTGGAAAGCTTCCGAACCTCAAAAGGTGGAATATCTTAAGAAAGCAAAACCAGGAGCTCCAAACGTATTACTTATATTACTTGATGATGTGGGCTTTGGAGCTACCAGTGCTTTTGGTGGTTTGATTAACACACCCAATTTTGATAGACTGGCAAACAATGGACTGAGGTACACTAATTTTCATACGGCAGGTATCTGTTCACCTACGCGTGCCGCATTGCTTACAGGAAGGAATCATCATGCTGTTAAAATGGGATTGTTTCCTAATTACCATTTAGGGGCTGATTTTCCAAGCTATGACGGACATATTCTTCCGGAAAACGGAACCATCGCAGAAGTGCTGAGGGACAATGGATACAGTACCTATCAACTAGGAAAGTGGCACTTAACTCCCGATGAAGAAACTACTGACCTGGGCCCTTTTGTGCGCTGGCCTTCAGGTAAAGGTTTTGATCATAATTTCGGATTTCTAGGAGGTGCTACGGATCAATACCAACCGGATTTAGTAGAAGATAATCAGCATATAAAACCTGACGGAAGACACCTCAATCAACTGCTGACGGATAAAGCGATAAATTATATTGATAAACATAATAGCATTGCTCCTGACAAACCTTTCTTTATTTATTATGCTACCGGTGCTGCACATGCTCCGCATCAGGTGGATAAAGTCTGGAGTGATAAATACAAAGGCAAGTTTGATCAGGGATGGGATGTTTACAGAGAACAGGTTTTTGTAAATCAAAAGAAATTGGGCGTTATACCTGCCAATGCCAAACTTCCGGAACGTCATCCTTTAATCAAAGCCTGGAAAGATGTTCCTGCTGATGAAAAGAAATCTTTTGCGCATTTCATGGAAGTTTATGCAGGATTCCTGGAGTATACAGATTATGAAATCGGTCGTCTGGTTAGCCATTTGAAAACAACCGGAGAGTTTGAAAATACCGCCATATTTATTATTATTGGTGACAATGGGGGAAGTAAAGAAGGGTCTGAATATGGAGTAATTACTAAAACCAACCGTTTCAGCAATATTAATTTTACCAGAGATGAGTACCGCAAATTTGTATTGAGTGAGTTTGATAAAGTAGGAGGTAAAGAGGTAGCAAGTATCGCAAACTACCCGTTAGGATGGGCTCAGGCAACCAATACGCCTTTCAAACACTGGAAAGGAGATGCTAATTCTGAAGGTGCAACGCGCAACCCTTTAATCGTGCATTATCCAAAAGGAATAAAAGAGAGAGGTGTCAGAAATCAATATGGTCACGTGATAGATATTTTTCCTACAATTACAGAGCTTACCGGAACTCCCCAGCCTGAACTTGTCCGTGGATACAAACAAACCGTTCTTCAGGGAATAAGTCTCGTATATAGCATAGCCAATGCAAATGCACCTTCAAGACATTCACAACAGCACTATTGCATTTTTGCTAACAGAGCTATTTATAAAGACGGATGGAAAGCAGCAGCAGCGCATAAGCCCACTACTCTTGAGCTTTTTCCTTATTCTGATGAACCTGAACCGACCATTGACGGGAACCCTGATAATGACATCTGGGAGCTGTTTAACCTCAATGAAGACTTTAACGAACGCATTGATCTTGCAGCAAAATACCCTGATAAGCTTAATGAGTTAAAAGCCTTGTTCGAGTCTGAAGCCCGCAAGTATAATCTTTATCCGCTTATAGACTTTGAACATGCTGCTATCAGAAGAAAACAGGTTCTTGAAAAGCAAGCTGAAAAGCCAAGGCAGTAG
- a CDS encoding tyrosine-type recombinase/integrase, which translates to MKKLKLKEEKHKRLESGFKEWLKVTGYSTSTVNSLPAHIKEFFYWLEQSDLRIESIPPQTLQSYFLYLKQRPRQRRTGALSNNYLLKHLQAIKRLSEYLRNTDQESFDADIVITGDKRKIPEILSREEIKQLYEATEDSPMGLRDRAMLAVYYGCGLRRNEGINLDREDILTDKNLLYVRYGKGNKERYVPMTAEVKEDIESYLLYGRPFLVKEEYEEAFFLTERGERPESQSLNIRLKQLTEKAEINKVISLHILRHTIATHLLESGMSLENIALFLGHESLESTQIYTHIMNNDL; encoded by the coding sequence ATGAAAAAGTTAAAGTTAAAAGAGGAAAAACACAAAAGACTTGAATCCGGCTTTAAGGAATGGTTAAAGGTAACAGGTTACTCAACCTCAACAGTAAACAGCCTTCCAGCTCATATAAAAGAGTTCTTCTACTGGCTTGAACAGAGCGATCTAAGAATAGAAAGTATACCCCCTCAAACCCTTCAAAGCTACTTCCTTTATCTGAAACAACGTCCAAGACAAAGAAGGACAGGAGCATTAAGCAACAACTATTTATTAAAGCATCTTCAGGCCATAAAACGCTTGAGCGAATACCTGAGAAATACAGATCAGGAAAGTTTTGATGCGGATATTGTCATTACCGGAGATAAACGAAAGATCCCGGAAATATTAAGCAGGGAAGAAATAAAGCAGCTGTATGAAGCAACGGAAGACAGCCCGATGGGACTAAGAGACAGAGCCATGCTAGCAGTTTATTATGGCTGCGGACTAAGGAGAAATGAAGGCATCAACCTTGACAGAGAAGACATTTTAACGGATAAGAATCTGTTGTACGTACGCTATGGGAAGGGCAATAAAGAGCGTTATGTACCAATGACAGCAGAGGTAAAAGAAGATATAGAGAGTTACCTGCTTTATGGGAGGCCTTTTTTAGTGAAAGAAGAATATGAAGAAGCTTTCTTTTTAACAGAAAGAGGAGAGAGGCCGGAAAGCCAAAGCTTGAATATCAGATTAAAACAGCTGACAGAAAAAGCAGAGATCAACAAAGTAATAAGCCTTCATATCTTACGTCATACTATTGCCACCCACCTTTTAGAAAGCGGTATGAGTCTTGAGAACATCGCCCTGTTTTTAGGGCATGAAAGTCTGGAAAGTACTCAAATCTATACCCATATAATGAACAATGACCTTTGA
- a CDS encoding rhodanese-like domain-containing protein, producing MKLYLFIAICLLTNTVFAQQPVAINQDYIKLVQQLKNREVYLIDVRTPEEYNEGNLEYSLNIDYNGKDFKKNLSKLDKQKPVYVYCRSGNRSGKALDSLKALGFSKYYNIGGFENLKAEGMPVKKQ from the coding sequence ATGAAACTATACCTATTCATTGCAATTTGCTTACTAACCAATACTGTATTTGCACAGCAACCTGTAGCAATTAATCAGGATTATATAAAGCTCGTTCAGCAGCTTAAAAATCGCGAAGTCTATCTTATAGATGTCCGTACGCCTGAAGAGTATAATGAGGGCAACCTTGAGTATTCTCTTAATATAGATTATAATGGAAAAGACTTTAAAAAAAATCTAAGTAAACTGGACAAGCAAAAACCAGTGTATGTGTATTGCAGATCTGGAAATAGAAGTGGCAAAGCTCTTGATTCACTGAAAGCTTTGGGATTTTCAAAGTATTATAATATCGGAGGCTTTGAAAATCTTAAGGCAGAAGGTATGCCTGTAAAGAAGCAATAA
- a CDS encoding RNA polymerase sigma factor: MEKSDIAKAAEGDLKAFKKIFDYYLPRMRPVCLRYVHTAFEADDILQEAFVKVFHNIKNFKFEGSFEGWVRRIVVNTALDHFKRNSTFYSHLNIDQINENDTESEEIDFSDAEPSELIQLINKLPEGYRMVFNLYVLEDYSHREIAELLGISEGTSRSQYSKAKNSLKKMIVGQRFEFKSTLINRFNSK, from the coding sequence ATGGAAAAGTCTGATATAGCAAAAGCAGCAGAAGGAGACCTTAAAGCATTTAAGAAAATCTTTGACTATTACCTGCCCCGAATGAGGCCGGTATGTTTGAGGTATGTCCATACTGCTTTTGAAGCAGATGATATTCTTCAGGAAGCTTTTGTTAAAGTTTTTCATAATATCAAAAACTTTAAATTCGAAGGATCTTTTGAGGGCTGGGTCAGGAGGATTGTCGTAAACACAGCCCTGGATCATTTTAAAAGAAATTCAACCTTCTATTCTCATCTGAATATAGACCAGATTAATGAAAATGACACAGAAAGTGAAGAGATCGACTTTTCAGATGCAGAACCCTCAGAGCTTATTCAGTTGATTAACAAGTTGCCGGAGGGTTACAGAATGGTTTTTAACTTATACGTATTAGAAGATTATTCTCACAGGGAGATAGCAGAATTGCTTGGTATATCAGAAGGAACCTCAAGGTCTCAGTATTCCAAAGCAAAAAATTCTTTAAAAAAAATGATTGTCGGGCAACGATTCGAGTTTAAAAGCACTCTAATAAATAGATTTAATTCTAAATGA